ACCCGCATACCACCGTCACTCGTCTCGATCTGACAGACCTCGAGGCACCCCTGCAGCCCGTCCTGAACGACGCAGACGCCGTCGTGCTCGCCGTGCGCATGGCCCCCGGCGACGAAAGCCGTGTGGCTCCGCTGACCAGCCGTGTCCTCGACCACGCCGCCGTCGCGGGGGTCCGGGTCTTGGTCGTGGGAGGAGCAGCGCCCTTGCGCTCACCTCACGATCGAGAGATGCTCGTCCTGGACGACCCCGCCTTCGTGCCGACCCAGTGGCGTGACGTCGCGTCGGCCAGCCTCGACCAGTTCAACGCGTGTACCGAACATCCGAACCAGAACTGGATCTACCTGAGTCCGTCGGCAGTCTTCGAGCCCGGACAGGGAACCGGCGCCTATCGCCGTAGCGGTGACACGCTCCTCATCAACCACGATGGCACGTCGCGGATCACCCCTGCGGACCTGGCCCTAGCGGTGCTCGACGAGCTCGAGCAGCCCAGCGCCGTACATCACTTCACCGCCATCGAGCTGGCAAAGGGTCTGGCCTAGGGCCAGCGGTCCACAGAGGAATCCACGCTAACAACCGTGAGGGGGTCGAGCTATCGGCCCCCTCCGTCTATTCCAAGGGGACGCTCTTGCTCCACGCCAACGCAGCACTGACCCCGCGCCACCGCTTGATCGTCGGCCAGCTCGTGGTCGACCAGGGCTGGCCGATCAGCGAGGTCGCCGCCCGGTTCCAGGTTTCCTGGCCCACTGTGAAGCGCTGGGCCGACCGCTATCGCGCCGGCCAGTCGATGCAGGACCGCTCGTCACGGCCGCATCACTCGCCGAACAAGACCAACGCGAAGACGACGAAGCGCTGCATCCAGCTCCGTCTCCGTCTTCGAGAAGGACCCGTGCAGCTCGCTTGCCGGCTGGGGATCGCTCCGTCGACGGTTCACCGGATCCTCGTCGACGCGCACCTGAACCGGCTTTCGCATGTCGACCGGGCAACCGGAGAGCTGGTCCGCCGCTACGAGCACGACCACCCCGGGGCGATGCTGCACGTCGACGTGAAGAAGCTCGGCAACATCCCCGACGGCGGCGGCTGGC
The nucleotide sequence above comes from Corynebacterium amycolatum. Encoded proteins:
- a CDS encoding NAD(P)-dependent oxidoreductase — protein: MNITVLGATGMAGAAIAQEATRRGHHVTAVSRNPQETNDPHTTVTRLDLTDLEAPLQPVLNDADAVVLAVRMAPGDESRVAPLTSRVLDHAAVAGVRVLVVGGAAPLRSPHDREMLVLDDPAFVPTQWRDVASASLDQFNACTEHPNQNWIYLSPSAVFEPGQGTGAYRRSGDTLLINHDGTSRITPADLALAVLDELEQPSAVHHFTAIELAKGLA